The Anopheles coluzzii chromosome 2, AcolN3, whole genome shotgun sequence genome window below encodes:
- the LOC120950597 gene encoding uncharacterized protein LOC120950597, which produces MPSMVRRTRGKLAAQRQLASSTTTTAAAERRVKREPQTKLIDAAAAADSLGSDNAPHHHHGEQKRLPQCKVKRNYACGSCSYFTQNPRSYLTHLRDTHGEKISVYECKRCVYASRHYQKLVRHLRMVHGGADVPVVESGSKGATPVDNSEERREVIEKDSSEKDSASKVLDALGVSGAYTQQLVASLLPSLLLRNVEQTWTSSILALKAPIKPEMDGMQSVVTSPERDTSHKTGRKPSEDNETVPKKRSRPIPNLIPLAPAKQEKELLKPVPMSVLMPPEVAVGHSHPPSPMSLPSSSPQTKCTFCELSFESTLDLANHIAASHKEDLITSLLQKSMDESNQNLFPQTGDPGDSASNEMWRSLLEANLFGAESATPAARPNASTSASSKVDDDEVEILESKSETYCGIETAPGYGEVTSKLASNDPNATGLMKRVFKCPHCSFWASTASRFHVHIVGHLNKKPFECSLCSYRSNWRWDITKHIRLKTIRDPSHKNAGVLMNDETGRRNYTKYNKYITLMHITDNTSGGGGAGGGSAAAAAAAAGGSGSAKESTNFSTKSFNESSMSDLVAACSAFNIDLNALANMPGFSLLLDDKPAHDETSAKVDEGDHFKCQFCEFSTPTKEELLLHTTNSHAGMVAATSPFQLQLEEAMEQEAYGKAGGGGGNSTTNNNITPPSSSSTPTPPTGSAAHCSLSKRAANTSNNDMPSTTTNGTPLLPLLLTPGGAGDKTNHHPPPPPLELGAGEGGDGSSHTRGLAVPSTGTWRHSAPYRCGHCHQVSNWKHVIQRHCRLKHNGHVFIEHVNAERDDPAALADGADGQQLPRNSKQNQPHSVYVIEDVVHPPTVSTGNGTGTSIDALVSSSIPPPLAPFSLDEVNTLEPIVEILDKDPAATELIHFNGALMPSTVLVDSGTVAPAVPSEQLECISCQFRAATVEQLTEHLEQHMSNSPAAGTGTAFDTAGLLDPGPTTMYYCARCPARFLQHAHMLEHESKHGAPVGRSCSFCTYRTADDDERSRHEEVHSAAYNINTDNLQIFLAESKEYPKPPLTLKETGGRQLFYVEPVEVHDSPEGEVSATRKMPRKSKHRVRSPDTAATGTESDRPLAPGGSSIFLCEYCDQTFDAEADLNAHVRNHFSSILAPQEVPYYTSLSSTLDTERKLELIVSGAAPGSAAMALRYVYDNARRKDWSVYSKTESVLLKF; this is translated from the exons ATGCCCTCGATGGTGCGACGCACCAGAGGCAAACTAGCAGCGCAACGGCAACTGGCCAGCAGCACTACtactaccgctgctgctgaacgACGCGTCAAACGCGAACCACAGACCAAACTtatcgatgctgctgctgctgctgatagcCTTGGTTCCGATAACgcaccacaccaccatcacgGCGAGCAGAAACGGCTGCCACAGTGTAAGGTGAAGCGCAACTACGCGTGTGGCAGCTGCAGCTACTTTACGCAAAACCCCCGCAGCTATCTGACGCATCTACGTGACACCCACGGGGAGAAGATTAGTGTGTACGAGTGCAAACGATGTGTGTACGCTTCGCGCCACTACCAGAAGCTGGTACGCCACTTGCGAATGGTGCACGGCGGTGCGGACGTACCGGTGGTGGAGTCGGGCAGTAAAGGTGCGACACCGGTGGACAATAGTGAAGAGCGACGGGAGGTGATTGAAAAGGACAGTTCCGAGAAGGATTCAGCGAGCAAAGTTTTGGATGCGCTGGGTGTGAGTGGTGCGTATACGCAGCAACTTGTTGCATCTCTGCTGCCATCGCTGTTGCTGAGGAACGTCGAACAAACGTGGACTTCGTCTATTTTGG CACTCAAGGCCCCAATCAAGCCCGAGATGGATGGCATGCAGAGTGTTGTGACATCACCGGAACGG GACACTTCCCACAAAACCGGCCGCAAGCCCTCCGAAGACAATGAAACGGTGCCGAAAAAGCGCTCCAGACCAATCCCCAACCTAATTCCCCTAGCACCCGCCAAGCAGGAAAAGGAGCTGCTAAAGCCGGTACCGATGTCGGTGCTAATGCCACCGGAGGTGGCAGTGGGGCACAGCCACCCACCATCCCCAATGAGCttaccgtcgtcgtcgccccAGACCAAGTGCACATTCTGCGAGCTTAGCTTCGAGTCCACGCTGGATCTAGCGAACCACATTGCAGCGTCCCACAAGGAGGACCTCATCACCTCGCTGCTGCAGAAATCGATGGACGAATCGAACCAGAATCTTTTCCCCCAGACGGGCGACCCTGGCGACAGTGCCTCGAACGAGATGTGGAGAAGTTTGCTGGAAGCGAACCTGTTCGGTGCGGAGTCAgccacaccagcagcacgtCCGAACGCTTCAACCTCCGCCAGCTCCAAGGTGGACGACGATGAGGTAGAAATCCTGGAGAGCAAATCGGAAACATACTGCGGCATAGAGACGGCGCCCGGGTACGGCGAGGTGACGAGCAAACTGGCCTCCAACGATCCGAACGCGACCGGGCTGATGAAGCGGGTGTTCAAGTGTCCGCACTGCTCGTTCTGGGCGTCGACGGCGTCCCGGTTTCACGTGCACATCGTCGGCCACCTGAACAAGAAACCGTTCGAGTGTTCGCTCTGCTCGTACCGCTCCAACTGGCGCTGGGACATTACGAAGCACATCCGGCTGAAGACGATCCGCGACCCGAGCCACAAGAATGCGGGCGTGCTGATGAACGACGAAACGGGCCGGCGGAACTACACCAAGTACAATAAGTACATCACGCTGATGCACATAACGGACAATActagtggtggtggaggagcaggaggtggtagtgctgctgctgctgctgctgctgccggtggtaGTGGCAGTGCGAAGGAGTCGACCAACTTCTCGACCAAATCGTTCAACGAGAGCAGCATGTCGGACCTGGTAGCGGCGTGCAGTGCGTTCAACATAGATTTGAATGCGTTGGCCAACATGCCCGGGTTCAGCTTGCTGCTGGACGATAAGCCAGCGCACGATGAGACATCGGCAAAAGTGGACGAAGGCGACCATTTTAAATGTCAATTTTGTGAGTTTAG TACACCGACCAAGGAGGAGCTGTTGCTGCATACGACAAACAGTCATGCTGGCATGGTGGCGGCCACCTCTCCCTTTCAACTGCAGCTAGAGGAAGCAATGGAACAGGAAGCGTACGGGAaggccggcggcggcggtggcaacAGTACGacaaacaataacattacACCACCCTCCTCCAGTAGTACGCCGACGCCACCGACGGGTTCGGCGGCCCACTGTAGCCTTAGTAAAAGAGCAGCTAACACTAGCAACAACGATATGCCTAGTACTACTACTAATGGAACACccctactaccactactactaacGCCTGGCGGTGCTGGAGATAAAACGAACCACCacccgccaccgccgccgctggAACTGGGCGCCGGAGAGGGTGGTGACGgtagctcacacacacgcgggctGGCGGTGCCTTCCACCGGTACCTGGCGCCACAGTGCACCGTATCGCTGTGGCCATTGTCATCAGGTTTCTAACTGGAAACATGTGATTCAg AGACACTGTCGCCTGAAGCACAACGGACACGTTTTCATTGAGCACGTGAACGCGGAAAGGGACGACCCCGCGGCACTCGCCGATGGTGCCGACGGACAGCAGCTGCCACGGAATAGCAAACAGAACCAACCACATTCCGTGTACGTGATCGAGGACGTGGTGCATCCGCCGACCGTCTCCACCGGCAACGGCACCGGCACATCGATCGATGCCCTCGTTAGCTCGTCCATTCCACCGCCCCTGGCACCGTTCAGCCTGGACGAGGTAAACACCCTGGAGCCGATCGTGGAAATCCTCGACAAGGACCCGGCGGCCACGGAGCTGATCCACTTCAACGGTGCCCTCATGCCTTCGACCGTCCTGGTGGACAGTGGGACGGTGGCGCCGGCCGTCCCAAGCGAGCAGCTGGAATGCATTTCCTGCCAGTTTCGGGCCGCAACGGTCGAGCAGCTGACCGAGCATCTGGAGCAGCACATGAGTAACAGCCCGGCGGCGGGGACGGGCACAGCGTTCGACACGGCCGGACTGCTCGACCCCGGGCCCACCACCATGTACTACTGTGCCCGCTGTCCGGCCCGCTTCCTGCAGCACGCTCACATGCTGGAACACGAGTCGAAGCATGGGGCGCCCGTGGGCCGTTCGTGCTCGTTCTGCACGTACCGCACCGCGGACGACGATGAGCGCAGCCGGCACGAGGAGGTCCACTCGGCCGCGTACAACATCAACACGGATAATTTGCAAATCTTTCTCGCGGAAAGCAAAGAGTACCCGAAGCCACCGCTCACGCTCAAGGAGACTGGTGGCAGGCAGCTATTTTACGTCGAGCCGGTGGAAGTCCATGACTCCCCGGAAGGTGAGGTCTCGGCGACGCGCAAGATGCCGAGGAAATCGAAGCATCGCGTCCGTTCGCCCGACACAGCAGCTACTGGGACCGAATCCGACCGACCACTGGCTCCTGGGGGCTCCTCCATCTTTCTGTGCGAATACTGTGATCAAACGTTCGACGCGGAGGCCGACCTGAACGCGCACGTACGGAACCACTTTTCGTCGATCCTGGCGCCGCAGGAGGTGCCCTACTACACGTCGCTCAGCAGCACGCTGGACACGGAGCGGAAGTTGGAGCTGATTGTGTCCGGGGCGGCACCCGGGTCGGCCGCGATGGCCCTGCGCTACGTGTACGATAATGCGCGCCGCAAGGATTGGAGCGTGTACTCCAAGACGGAGAGCGTTTTGTTGAAGTTTTGA